From one Bos indicus x Bos taurus breed Angus x Brahman F1 hybrid chromosome 7, Bos_hybrid_MaternalHap_v2.0, whole genome shotgun sequence genomic stretch:
- the ELANE gene encoding neutrophil elastase, translating to MTQSCRRFSPALAPILLALLLGGPALASEIVGGRAARPHAWPFIASLQRRGGHFCGATLIARNFVLSAAHCLNGLNFRSVRVVLGAHNLRRQERTRQMFRVRRVFENGFDPLSLQNDVVVLQLNRMATLNANVQVARLPAQDQGVGEGVRCVAMGWGRLGTNRPPPQILQQLNVTVVTGLCRPTNVCTLVPRRRAGICFGDSGGPLVCNGLVHGIDSFIRGGCGSGVFPDSFASVAKFANWINSIIRRYSDDDGPSLHPRDPTGRTH from the exons ATGACCCAAAGCTGCAGACGCTTCAGCCCCGCCCTGGCCCCCATTCTGCTGGCCCTGCTGCTGGGTG gccccgcgcTGGCCTCGGAGATCGTGGGGGGCCGGGCGGCCCGGCCGCATGCCTGGCCCTTCATAGCTTCGCTGCAGCGGCGCGGAGGCCACTTCTGCGGCGCCACGCTCATTGCGCGCAACTTCGTACTGTCGGCAGCGCATTGTCTGAACGGCCT GAACTTTCGATCGGTGCGCGTGGTGCTGGGGGCGCATAACCTGCGGCGGCAGGAGCGAACCCGGCAGATGTTCAGAGTCCGGAGGGTCTTTGAAAACGGCTTCGACCCCTTGAGCCTGCAGAACGACGTCGTGGTTCTCCAG CTCAATAGGATGGCCACCCTCAATGCCAACGTGCAGGTGGCCCGGTTGCCTGCCCAGGACCAGGGCGTGGGTGAAGGTGTTCGGTGCGTGGCCATGGGCTGGGGCCGTCTGGGCACGAACCGGCCACCGCCCCAAATCCTGCAGCAGCTCAACGTGACCGTGGTGACTGGCCTCTGCCGCCCCACTAATGTGTGCACCCTGGTGCCACGCCGGCGCGCTGGCATCTGCTTT GGGGACTCCGGCGGGCCCCTGGTCTGCAACGGGCTGGTCCATGGGATCGATTCCTTCATCCGTGGGGGTTGCGGctctggggtcttcccagactCCTTTGCCTCTGTCGCCAAGTTTGCCAACTGGATCAACTCTATCATCCGGCGCTACAGTGACGACGATGGCCCCTCTCTCCACCCCAGGGACCCCACGGGCAGGACCCACTAG
- the CFD gene encoding complement factor D, translating into MADRSLHLVVLILLGTALCAAQPRGRILRGQEAPSHSRPYMASVQVNGKHVCGGFLIAEQWVMSAAHCLEDVADGKVQVLLGAHSLSQPEPSKRLYDVLRVVPHPGSRTETIDHDLLLLQLSEKAVLGPAVQLLPWQREDRDVAAGTLCDVAGWGVVSHTGRKPDRLQHLLLPVLDRATCNLRTYHDGTITERMMCAESNRRDTCKGDSGGPLVCGSVAEGVVTSGSRICGNHKKPGIYTRLASYVAWIDGVMAEGAAA; encoded by the exons ATGGCAGACAGATCCCTGCACCTGGTGGTTCTGATCCTCCTCGGGACAGCCCTGTGTG CGGCACAGCCCCGTGGCCGGATCCTGCGTGGCCAGGAGGCTCCATCCCACTCCCGGCCCTACATGGCATCCGTGCAGGTGAATGGCAAGCACGTGTGCGGAGGCTTCCTGATAGCAGAGCAGTGGGTGATGAGCGCAGCGCACTGCCTGGAGGACGT GGCCGATGGGAAGGTGCAGGTCCTCCTGGGCGCGCACTCCCTGTCGCAGCCGGAGCCCTCCAAGCGCCTGTACGACGTGCTCCGCGTAGTGCCCCACCCGGGCAGCCGGACAGAGACCATAGACCACGACCTACTCCTGCTGCAG CTCTCTGAGAAAGCCGTGCTGGGCCCTGCCGTGCAGCTCCTGCCATGGCAGCGCGAAGATCGCGACGTGGCTGCGGGCACTCTCTGCGACGTGGCGGGCTGGGGCGTGGTCAGCCACACCGGCCGGAAACCCGACCGCCTGCAGCACCTACTCCTGCCGGTGCTCGACCGCGCCACCTGCAACCTGCGAACGTATCACGACGGCACCATCACTGAGCGAATGATGTGCGCGGAGAGCAACCGCCGGGACACCTGCAAG GGCGACTCCGGAGGCCCGCTGGTGTGCGGCAGCGTGGCCGAGGGCGTGGTCACCTCGGGTTCACGGATCTGCGGCAACCACAAGAAGCCCGGTATCTACACGCGCTTGGCGAGCTACGTGGCCTGGATCGACGGCGTCATGGCTGAGGGCGCAGCCGCCTGA
- the PRTN3 gene encoding myeloblastin, producing the protein MPGSCRRPSPSLAPVLLAVLLGGAARAVEIVGGREAQPHSRPYVASLQLASGSHFCGGTLVHPSFVLTAAHCLNNLNPQRVRVVLGAHRLQTPEPTQQRLGISRLFENNYNPQEKLNDVLLLQLDQPATLNTHVAVAQLPQQAQPLPHGTQCLAMGWGRLGTLEPLPQVLQELNVTVVTFLCRPQNVCTYVPRRSAGICFGDSGGPLICNGVLHGVDSFVIRGCATGQYPDFFARVSLYVDWINSVLSSVGGKDSP; encoded by the exons ATGCCTGGAAGCTGCAGACGCCCTagcccctccctggccccagTGCTGCTGGCCGTGCTGCTGGGTG GAGCAGCCCGGGCCGTGGAGATCGTGGGCGGGAGGGAAGCCCAGCCCCACTCGCGCCCCTACGTGGCGTCGCTGCAGCTGGCTTCCGGCAGCCACTTCTGCGGCGGGACCCTGGTGCACCCGAGCTTCGTGCTGACCGCCGCTCACTGCCTGAACAACTT GAACCCGCAGCGCGTGCGCGTGGTGCTGGGGGCCCACCGTCTGCAGACCCCCGAGCCCACCCAGCAGAGGCTCGGCATCAGTCGCCTGTTTGAGAACAACTACAACCCGCAGGAGAAGCTGAATGACGTGCTCCTGCTGCAG TTGGACCAGCCGGCCACCCTCAACACCCATGTAGCTGTGGCTCAGCTCCCCCAGCAGGCCCAGCCACTGCCCCATGGCACCCAGTGCCTGGCTATGGGCTGGGGCCGCCTGGGCACCCTCGAGCCGCTGCCCCAGGTCCTACAGGAGCTCAATGTCACCGTGGTCACCTTCCTGTGCCGGCCACAGAACGTGTGCACCTACGTGCCCCGACGCAGCGCTGGCATCTGCTTT GGGGACTCCGGGGGCCCCTTAATCTGTAATGGGGTACTCCATGGCGTGGACTCCTTCGTGATCCGGGGATGTGCCACTGGCCAGTACCCCGACTTCTTTGCTCGCGTCTCCCTCTATGTGGACTGGATCAACTCCGTGCTGAGCAGCGTGGGGGGCAAGGACAGCCCCTGA